Proteins encoded together in one Desulfobacterales bacterium window:
- the clpA gene encoding ATP-dependent Clp protease ATP-binding subunit ClpA, producing MISKELNAALGVAVREAKKRRHEYVCVEHMLFAVLQFDEGMEIIESCGGSIESLKKALETFFGEHMDRVGEEGEYVLQQTLAFQRVIQRAVNHARSAEKSEVEIGDILASIFQEKDSHAEYFLKAEGISRLDVLNFISHSLPGSPVRRRDVSTYTEKKEAQKSSDPLELFTVDLVKKAAEGKVDPLIGREHELERTIQVLCRRRKNNPAFVGDPGVGKTAMAEGLALRIHQGKVPDMLKDVRLYSLDLGGLLAGTKFRGDFEQRLKSLLTELTQQKNAILFIDEIHTIVGAGATSGGSLDASNILKPALTSGDIRCIGSTTYEEYQQYVEKDRALARRFEKIEILEPSVEETFLILKGLKACYETHHGIEYTDRALKAAAELSAKYINDRYLPDKAIDVIDEAGAFIKLNGTSRRKKIHVLDIEKIVAKISRIPTRSVSVSDKYQLETLEDRLKQVVFGQDEAISSLVRSIKRSRAGLSTPGKPVGSFLFTGPTGVGKTEVARQLASMLGIHFLRYDMSEYMEKHAVSRLIGAPPGYIGFDQEGLLTDDIRKHPYSVLLLDEIEKAHPDLFSILLQVLDYATLTDNNGKKADFRNVIVMMSSNAGAREMNSQTIGFGDIKNDMASKGKKAIEKIFSPEFRNRLDAIITFRPLTVEIMERVVDKFMGELNRQLRDRHIVIDLSAGARTWLGKGGYDPRYGARPLSRLMQTEIKDKLSDEILFGRLEKGGSIFVDIKDQVLTFSYK from the coding sequence ATGATCAGTAAAGAACTTAATGCTGCCCTTGGTGTTGCGGTTCGGGAGGCAAAAAAACGACGCCATGAATATGTCTGCGTTGAACACATGCTTTTCGCAGTGCTGCAGTTTGACGAGGGTATGGAAATTATTGAAAGCTGCGGAGGAAGTATTGAAAGTCTGAAAAAAGCGCTTGAAACCTTTTTCGGCGAACATATGGATCGGGTTGGCGAGGAAGGCGAATATGTGCTTCAGCAGACGCTGGCTTTTCAGCGAGTAATTCAAAGAGCGGTGAATCATGCCCGTTCGGCTGAAAAGTCGGAAGTGGAGATTGGTGATATTCTGGCGTCCATTTTTCAGGAGAAAGATTCCCATGCGGAATACTTTCTCAAAGCCGAAGGGATTAGCCGGCTGGACGTTTTAAATTTCATTTCCCACAGTTTGCCTGGCAGCCCGGTCAGGCGCAGGGATGTATCCACGTATACAGAGAAAAAAGAAGCCCAAAAATCTTCAGATCCCCTGGAGCTTTTTACGGTTGATCTGGTAAAAAAGGCGGCTGAAGGAAAAGTGGACCCGTTGATCGGCCGGGAGCATGAACTGGAGCGTACGATTCAGGTGCTATGCCGCCGCCGGAAAAACAATCCGGCGTTTGTTGGCGATCCGGGAGTAGGAAAAACCGCGATGGCCGAGGGCCTTGCGTTAAGGATTCATCAGGGGAAAGTGCCGGATATGCTGAAGGATGTCCGGCTTTATTCTCTTGATCTTGGGGGGCTCCTGGCGGGAACAAAATTCAGAGGTGATTTTGAGCAGCGGTTGAAGAGCCTTCTGACGGAATTAACGCAGCAGAAAAATGCCATATTGTTCATAGATGAAATTCATACCATCGTTGGAGCCGGTGCGACAAGCGGTGGAAGCCTGGATGCCTCAAATATTTTAAAACCGGCTTTAACATCCGGGGACATCCGCTGTATCGGATCTACTACCTATGAGGAATATCAGCAGTATGTTGAAAAAGACAGGGCTTTGGCCCGACGGTTTGAAAAAATTGAAATTCTGGAGCCTTCAGTCGAGGAAACCTTTCTGATTCTTAAAGGGCTGAAAGCCTGTTATGAAACCCATCACGGCATCGAGTATACGGATCGGGCGTTGAAAGCCGCGGCGGAGTTATCCGCCAAATATATAAATGACCGCTACCTTCCGGATAAGGCAATTGACGTGATCGATGAAGCCGGTGCGTTTATAAAACTTAACGGTACTTCCCGTAGAAAAAAAATCCATGTGCTGGATATCGAAAAAATCGTGGCCAAGATCTCCAGAATTCCGACGCGCAGTGTATCCGTTTCAGATAAGTATCAACTGGAAACCCTTGAAGATCGGTTGAAACAGGTGGTATTCGGTCAGGATGAAGCTATCAGCTCTCTGGTCCGTTCAATCAAGCGGTCCCGGGCAGGCCTTTCAACACCGGGTAAACCGGTGGGGTCGTTTTTGTTTACCGGCCCGACAGGTGTCGGAAAAACCGAGGTGGCCCGGCAACTGGCAAGCATGTTGGGGATTCATTTCCTGCGCTATGACATGAGCGAATATATGGAAAAACATGCGGTGTCGCGATTGATCGGAGCCCCTCCGGGATATATCGGTTTTGATCAGGAAGGACTGCTGACCGATGATATTCGCAAACATCCCTACAGCGTACTGCTTCTGGATGAAATTGAAAAGGCGCATCCTGATTTGTTCAGTATTCTGCTTCAGGTTCTGGATTATGCTACCCTGACAGACAATAATGGTAAAAAGGCTGATTTCAGGAATGTAATCGTCATGATGTCATCTAATGCCGGGGCAAGGGAGATGAACAGTCAAACCATCGGATTCGGTGATATTAAAAACGATATGGCGTCAAAAGGGAAGAAGGCGATTGAAAAAATTTTCAGTCCGGAATTCAGAAACCGGCTCGATGCCATTATTACCTTCAGGCCACTGACTGTCGAAATTATGGAACGGGTGGTGGATAAATTCATGGGGGAACTGAACCGCCAGCTAAGGGACAGGCATATCGTGATTGATCTGTCGGCCGGAGCAAGAACCTGGCTGGGGAAAGGTGGCTATGATCCGCGTTACGGAGCCAGACCTTTGTCCCGTTTAATGCAGACAGAAATTAAGGATAAGCTCTCTGATGAGATTTTGTTTGGCCGTCTGGAAAAAGGCGGCTCCATATTTGTCGATATCAAGGATCAGGTACTCACGTTCAGCTACAAATAG
- a CDS encoding ATP-binding protein has product MLSKIVTILTDPVVIVNDRLRIEWVNDAARKIFGADLIGNTYRNVFFNTGICYRECILKECFLDGNSHDMEVQFVTSDGHALDLWCTAMVACCYPDGRPQKVIKICRDITDMKACQSEAMRNAQLASLGELTGAIAHEINNPVTGIINYAQILMDQYGEEARDAEIPKRIMHEGNRIAVIVRQLQTFVGDQNKEKIPVQIKSVLSDTLSLSRALMKKDNIRINIDIPDDFPAVGANPHQLQQVVLNIISNARYALNKKYADSNPDKVIDITASVRGESNDRKVQIIITDHGIGIPSDIINKIQAPFFSTKPRGQATGLGLSISHLLIKDLGGKLWFESKEGSYTKAVIELPLEN; this is encoded by the coding sequence ATGCTTTCTAAAATTGTCACCATACTTACCGACCCGGTGGTCATTGTCAATGATCGACTCAGGATCGAATGGGTCAATGATGCGGCACGCAAGATATTCGGGGCTGATTTAATCGGTAATACATACCGTAATGTGTTTTTCAATACGGGGATATGTTATCGGGAATGTATCCTGAAAGAGTGCTTTCTGGATGGAAATAGCCACGATATGGAGGTGCAGTTTGTCACGAGTGACGGTCATGCACTGGATCTGTGGTGTACGGCCATGGTGGCCTGCTGTTATCCTGACGGTAGACCGCAGAAAGTGATCAAAATCTGCCGGGACATTACGGATATGAAGGCCTGTCAGTCCGAGGCCATGAGAAATGCACAGCTGGCCTCTCTCGGGGAACTGACCGGGGCAATTGCGCATGAAATCAACAATCCTGTTACCGGAATCATTAATTATGCCCAGATATTGATGGATCAGTACGGCGAGGAGGCGCGTGATGCAGAAATTCCGAAACGAATTATGCACGAAGGTAATCGTATTGCGGTTATCGTCAGGCAGCTTCAGACATTTGTTGGCGATCAGAATAAAGAGAAAATTCCGGTTCAAATCAAATCCGTTCTGTCAGATACACTGAGCCTGAGCCGTGCGTTGATGAAAAAAGATAATATCCGGATCAATATCGATATCCCGGATGATTTTCCGGCCGTTGGCGCAAATCCTCATCAACTTCAACAAGTGGTTTTAAATATTATAAGCAATGCAAGATATGCCCTGAATAAGAAATATGCAGATTCGAATCCTGATAAAGTGATCGATATTACCGCCAGCGTCAGGGGAGAATCCAATGACAGAAAAGTGCAGATCATAATCACCGATCATGGTATCGGGATTCCTTCCGATATTATCAATAAAATACAGGCCCCTTTCTTTTCGACCAAACCCAGAGGCCAGGCTACCGGATTGGGGTTGTCAATCAGTCATTTGCTCATCAAAGACCTCGGTGGTAAACTCTGGTTTGAATCAAAAGAAGGCAGTTATACGAAGGCTGTCATTGAATTGCCGCTGGAGAATTAA
- the aat gene encoding leucyl/phenylalanyl-tRNA--protein transferase produces the protein MSVYLLSDDLVFPSPRLASENGLLAVGGDLTPERLLMAYRFGIFPWYSDGEPILWWSPDPRLVLFPEELKVSGSLKKIIRQNRFHVTMDNVFEQVMRSCARVRLMKHEGTWITDDMIEAYVKLHEAGFAHSVETWYEQKLVGGLYGVSLGKCFFGESMFSCISNASKVAFVKLAEHLQALSFEMIDCQVTTDHLLRFGAREIPRDRFLNQLEISLKAPSRKGRWHLSQ, from the coding sequence ATGTCGGTTTATCTTCTGTCAGATGATCTTGTATTCCCATCCCCCAGGTTAGCCTCAGAAAACGGTCTGCTGGCCGTTGGAGGGGATTTGACTCCGGAGCGCCTGCTGATGGCATATCGTTTCGGTATTTTTCCATGGTACAGCGATGGAGAGCCCATCCTCTGGTGGTCACCGGATCCGCGTCTGGTACTGTTTCCTGAGGAATTGAAGGTTTCAGGAAGTCTGAAAAAAATCATCAGACAAAATCGGTTTCATGTTACGATGGATAATGTGTTTGAGCAGGTGATGAGATCCTGTGCTCGAGTGCGGTTAATGAAGCATGAAGGAACCTGGATTACCGATGACATGATTGAGGCTTACGTCAAACTTCATGAGGCCGGCTTTGCTCATTCGGTTGAAACCTGGTATGAACAAAAGCTGGTGGGGGGATTGTACGGCGTGTCTCTCGGCAAATGTTTTTTCGGCGAATCCATGTTTTCCTGTATCAGCAATGCTTCCAAGGTCGCATTCGTAAAGCTGGCCGAGCATCTTCAAGCATTGTCCTTTGAGATGATCGATTGCCAGGTAACCACAGACCATCTGCTGAGGTTCGGAGCCAGGGAAATCCCGAGAGATCGTTTTCTGAATCAGCTTGAAATTTCTTTGAAAGCACCTTCCCGGAAAGGCAGATGGCATTTGAGCCAGTGA
- a CDS encoding ATP-dependent Clp protease adaptor ClpS, giving the protein MSAEKPFGEEDISSSTQQIQHEPSLYRVLLHNDDYTTMEFVVDILRIVFYKSAEEAVRVMLHVHQQGIGVCGAYPFEIAETRMDTVHALARDRGFPLKCSMEKI; this is encoded by the coding sequence ATGAGTGCGGAAAAACCTTTCGGTGAGGAAGACATATCCTCATCGACCCAGCAGATACAACACGAGCCCTCGCTGTACAGGGTCCTTCTTCATAATGATGACTATACAACCATGGAATTTGTCGTCGATATTCTCAGAATTGTATTTTATAAATCCGCGGAGGAGGCAGTACGAGTCATGCTTCATGTTCACCAGCAGGGTATTGGCGTGTGTGGTGCATATCCGTTTGAGATTGCTGAGACAAGAATGGATACCGTACATGCCCTGGCCAGGGACAGGGGGTTTCCTCTAAAATGCTCAATGGAGAAAATATAA
- a CDS encoding sigma 54-interacting transcriptional regulator: MSTKILIVDDEESIRYTFKTFLSREGYEVFSAPDYGTAIDKIVTVRPDLIFADILLGDYSGIDLLKAVKEKQLKCPVIMITGQPNVDSAADSVRLGAFDYLSKPVLKDTLLRVARIALGHKALLDENEQIEADKDRYRHQLEAIFRSMKSAIITVDNTRHITESNQSVETVFGIHSGDIIGKLYDDISHPFFALCGKLLDDTLERQKTIQEFRIECQCSESHHQTLIVCSSPLVDRSNRSMGAVLVIRDVTRLTDLERELNERHEFRNIIGKSKKMQDLFRLVENLSDTETTVLISGESGTGKGLIAKAIHYNGPRASKPFITVNCSALAENLLESELFGHVKGAFTGAISNKIGRFQAAHTGTVFLDEIGEISPMLQVKLLRVLQDKEFECVGDSTPVYVDVRVIAATNRQLKNEVRLGRFREDLYYRLKVVEIIVPPLREKFEDVPLLVRHFFNKFRKNFHKPVKRVSSEVMDVFMNYPWPGNVRELEHAIEHAFVICNADTIMTEHIPVEIREYSRRKQSDVKNRGEQNYQNILNTLEQTDGNKAKAARLLGISRQTLYRNLKKT; encoded by the coding sequence ATGAGCACGAAAATTCTGATCGTTGATGACGAAGAGAGTATACGGTATACGTTTAAAACCTTTCTGTCGAGGGAAGGGTATGAGGTGTTCAGTGCTCCTGACTATGGAACGGCTATAGATAAGATTGTAACGGTAAGACCGGATTTGATTTTTGCTGATATCCTGCTGGGAGACTACAGCGGCATTGATCTTCTAAAGGCTGTGAAAGAAAAACAGCTCAAATGTCCTGTCATCATGATAACAGGACAGCCCAATGTTGATTCGGCGGCCGATTCGGTCCGACTGGGAGCGTTTGACTATTTGTCTAAACCCGTCTTGAAAGATACGCTGTTGCGGGTTGCCAGAATCGCTCTGGGGCATAAGGCCCTTCTGGATGAAAACGAGCAGATCGAAGCGGATAAGGATCGGTATCGTCATCAGCTGGAGGCAATTTTCCGCAGTATGAAGTCCGCTATCATCACGGTAGACAATACCCGGCATATTACCGAATCCAATCAGTCGGTTGAGACTGTCTTCGGGATTCATTCCGGAGACATCATCGGTAAATTATACGATGATATTTCTCATCCATTTTTTGCTTTGTGCGGTAAATTGCTGGATGACACCCTTGAGAGACAAAAAACGATACAGGAATTTCGAATCGAGTGCCAATGCAGCGAATCCCATCATCAGACCCTGATCGTATGCTCATCGCCACTGGTCGATCGAAGCAATCGGTCCATGGGAGCCGTTCTGGTAATCAGGGATGTAACCCGATTGACAGATCTGGAGCGTGAGCTGAATGAACGGCACGAATTCCGGAATATTATCGGTAAAAGCAAAAAAATGCAGGACCTGTTCAGGCTTGTTGAAAATTTGTCCGACACGGAGACCACCGTCCTGATCAGCGGGGAAAGCGGAACCGGCAAGGGATTGATTGCCAAGGCCATTCACTATAATGGGCCGCGTGCCTCCAAACCGTTTATAACCGTCAACTGTTCGGCTCTGGCTGAAAATCTTCTTGAAAGTGAGTTGTTCGGGCATGTAAAAGGTGCTTTTACAGGTGCAATATCAAATAAAATAGGACGGTTTCAGGCTGCTCACACAGGGACTGTATTTCTGGACGAGATCGGCGAAATTTCGCCGATGCTCCAGGTAAAACTCCTGAGAGTGCTTCAGGATAAAGAATTTGAATGTGTGGGAGATTCAACACCGGTTTATGTTGATGTCCGGGTTATCGCGGCCACTAACCGGCAGCTGAAAAATGAGGTCAGGCTTGGTAGATTCAGAGAGGATCTCTATTATCGGTTGAAAGTGGTCGAAATCATTGTGCCGCCGCTTCGAGAAAAATTTGAAGATGTTCCGCTTCTCGTGAGACATTTTTTTAATAAGTTTAGAAAAAATTTTCATAAACCGGTGAAACGGGTGTCCAGTGAGGTTATGGATGTTTTCATGAATTATCCATGGCCCGGCAATGTCAGAGAGCTGGAACATGCCATTGAACATGCGTTCGTCATCTGCAATGCGGATACCATTATGACCGAGCATATTCCCGTTGAAATTCGTGAATATTCCCGCAGAAAACAGAGCGACGTTAAGAACCGGGGCGAACAAAATTATCAGAATATTCTCAATACGCTTGAGCAGACGGATGGAAACAAGGCCAAAGCAGCCCGTCTGCTTGGAATCAGCAGACAAACCCTCTATCGGAATCTTAAAAAAACTTGA